From the Oryza glaberrima chromosome 5, OglaRS2, whole genome shotgun sequence genome, one window contains:
- the LOC127772984 gene encoding peroxidase 5-like — protein sequence MAVSSPAPSSLHVPMAAAALLGMLMMMSSAPEMKVEAAGGLSVGFYAESCPKAEAIVRDTVTKAFEKAPGTPADLIRLFFHDCFVRGCDASVLLESTPGNKAERDNKANNPSLDGFDVVDDAKDLLEKECPHTVSCADILSLVARDSAYLAGGLDFEIPTGRRDGFVSKEDEVLSNVPHPEFGAKDLLKNFTAKGFTAEEMVTLSGAHSIGTSHCSSFTNRLYKYYGTYGTDPSMPAAYAADMKSKCPPETAAQQDATMVQLDDVTPFKMDNQYYRNVLAGNVTFASDVALLDTPETAALVRLYAAGDPAAWLARFAAALVKVSKLDVLTGGEGEIRLNCSRIN from the exons ATGGCagtctcgtcgccggcgccgtcgtctcTGCATGTGCCGATGGCCGCTGCGGCACTATTAGggatgctgatgatgatgtcgtcggcgccggagatgaaggtggaggcggccggcgggttGTCCGTCGGGTTCTACGCCGAATCGTGCCCCAAGGCAGAGGCGATCGTCCGGGACACGGTGACCAAGGCGTTCGAGAAGGCGCCCGGCACGCCGGCCGACCTCATCCGCCTCTttttccacgactgcttcgtccgC GGATGTGACGCATCAGTGTTGCTGGAGTCGACACCAGGGAACAAGGCGGAGAGGGACAACAAGGCGAACAACCCTAGCTTGGATGGGTTTGACGTCGTCGATGATGCCAAGGACCTCCTCGAGAAGGAGTGTCCACAcaccgtctcctgcgccgacatcctcTCTCTCGTGGCTCGTGATAGCGCCTACCTTGCTGGTGGGCTCGACTTCGAGATCCCAACAGGTCGTCGTGATGGCTTCGTCTCTAAGGAGGATGAGGTCCTCTCCAACGTCCCTCACCCGGAGTTCGGTGCCAAAGACCTCCTCAAAAACTTCACCGCTAAAG GTTTTAcggcggaggagatggtgaCGCTGTCGGGGGCGCACTCCATCGGCACGTCTCACTGCTCATCGTTCACAAACCGGCTGTACAAGTACTACGGCACGTACGGCACGGACCCGTCGATGCCGGCGGCGTACGCGGCGGACATGAAGAGCAAGTGcccgccggagacggcggcgcagcAGGACGCGACGATGGTGCAGCTCGACGACGTGACACCGTTCAAGATGGACAACCAGTACTACAGGAACGTGCTCGCCGGGAACGTCACGTTCGCCTCCGACGTGGCCCTCCTCGAcacgccggagacggcggcgctcgTCAGGCTctacgccgccggcgaccccgCCGCCTGGCTcgcccgcttcgccgccgcgctggtcAAGGTCAGCAAGCTCGAcgtgctcaccggcggcgaaggggagatCAGGCTCAACTGCTCGAGAATCAACTAA
- the LOC127773187 gene encoding nuclear envelope-associated protein 2-like: MSVSEKVVPPSSVSSSDLDPLLKDLTEKKLSFRRNVVSLAAELKDVRNKLASQEQLFVRESQTRKFAETKARSMEEEISKLQKCLNDKDEQLRSSTGCTEQYLHELDDLRSKLSVTQATAEASAASAKSAQSQCLSLLKELNEKDSSLKEHERRVNKLGEQLDHLQKDLEAREYSQRQLKDEVLRIETDIMDAVAKVGSNKDNELLKILSDVSPRNIDNLNKLLNAKDAEIARLRDEIRILSAHWTNKTKELESQLEKQKRTDQELKKRILKLEFCLQESRSQIRKLQRAGEKRDKQLKELKDQVGMKQPSVPYRDDKHNFWENQSFKFIASMSMLALVMLTKR, encoded by the exons ATGTCAGTTTCAGAGAAGGTGGTACCACCATCTTCTGTGTCTTCGTCGGATTTGGATCCGCTGTTGAAGGATCTTACAGAGAAGAAGTTAAGCTTTAGGAGAAACGTGGTGTCTTTGGCGGCTGAGCTCAAGGATGTGAGGAACAAACTTGCTTCACAGGAGCAGTTGTTTGTTCGGGAATCCCAAACCAGAAAg TTTGCTGAGACAAAGGCGAGGAGCATGGAGGAAGAAATCAGTAAGCTGCAGAAATGCTTGAATGATAAAGATGAGCAACTGCGTTCGTCGACAGGTTGCACAGAACAG TACCTCCACGAGTTGGACGATCTTAGATCGAAACTGTCAGTCACCCAAGCTACAGCAGAAGCAAGTGCTGCATCAGCCAAATCAGCTCAGTCACAATGCTTGTCATTATTAAAAGAGCTGAATGAGAAGGACAGCTCGCTAAAAGAACACGAGCGTCGAGTCAACAAGCTAGGTGAGCAGCTGGATCATCTCCAGAAGGATCTTGAAGCAAGGGAATACTCACAGAGGCAACTCAAAGATGAAGTTTTGAGGATCGAAACAGATATCATGGATGCAGTTGCCAAAGTTGGGTCTAACAAAGATAATGAGCTTCTAAAGATCTTATCTGATGTATCACCAAGGAACATTGATAATCTCAATAAACTTCTGAACGCTAAGGATGCAGAGATTGCCAGATTGAGAGATGAAATTAGGATATTATCTGCTCACTGGACGAACAAAACAAAGGAACTAGAGTCACAG TTGGAGAAACAAAAGAGAACCGACCAGGAACTGAAAAAGAGAATTCTAAAGCTTGAATTCTGCCTTCAGGAATCACGGTCCCAGATAAGAAAACTTCAGAGG GCTGGTGAGAAAAGAGACAAGCAACTGAAGGAGCTGAAGGATCAGGTGGGCATGAAGCAACCCAGTGTCCCATACCGTGATGACAAGCACAACTTCTGGGAGAACCAGAGCTTCAAGTTCATCGCCTCCATGTCAATGCTCGCACTAGTGATGCTCACAAAGCGATGA
- the LOC127773186 gene encoding pto-interacting protein 1-like — translation MSCFACCGDEDTQGVPDNRNPYPGNHPARSDAYRTADPTPRGPQPVKVQPIAVPIIPVDEIREVTKNFGDEALIGEGSFGRVYFGVLRNGRSAAVKKLDSSKQPDQEFLAQVSMVSRLKHEHVVELLGYCVDGNLRVLAYEFATMGSLHDMLHGRKGVKGAQPGPVLSWAQRVKIAVGAAKGLEYLHEKAQPHIIHRDIKSSNVLLFDDDVAKIADFDLSNQAPDMAARLHSTRVLGTFGYHAPEYAMTGQLSSKSDVYSFGVVLLELLTGRKPVDHTLPRGQQSLVTWATPRLSEDKVRQCVDSRLGGDYPPKAVAKFAAVAALCVQYEADFRPNMSIVVKALQPLLNARATNPGENAGS, via the exons ATGTCGTGCTTTGCATGCTGTGGTGATGAAGATACTCAAGGAGTACCAGACAACAGGAATCCATACCCAGGGAACCATCCAGCAA GGAGCGATGCATATCGCACAGCTGATCCAACTCCAAGAGGTCCTCAACCTGTGAAAGTGCAACCAATTGCAGTCCCCATCATTCCTGTTGATGAAATTAGGGAAGTGACTAAGAATTTTGGTGATGAAGCTTTGATTGGTGAAGGTTCCTTTGGCAGAGTGTATTTTGGTGTTCTAAGAAATGGTAGAAGTGCAGCGGTCAAAAAGCTAGACTCTAGTAAGCAGCCAGACCAAGAATTTTTGGCACAG GTGTCTATGGTGTCGAGGCTTAAGCATGAACATGTTGTTGAGCTGCTTGGTTATTGTGTTGATGGAAATCTCCGTGTCCTTGCTTATGAGTTTGCGACTATGGGTTCTCTTCATGATATGCTTCATG GAAGGAAGGGTGTTAAAGGAGCTCAACCTGGTCCAGTCTTATCATGGGCACAACGTGTGAAGATAGCTGTTGGGGCAGCAAAAGGCCTGGAGTATCTTCATGAGAAAGCACAGCCTCATATCATACACAGGGACATCAAGTCCAGCAATGTTCTCCTTTTCGATGATGATGTTGCTAAAATAGCTGACTTTGATTTGTCAAACCAAGCTCCTGACATGGCAGCTCGGCTTCACTCTACTAGGGTTCTTGGAACCTTTGGATATCATGCACCTGA GTATGCAATGACTGGACAGCTTAGCTCCAAGAGTGATGTGTACAGTTTTGGAGTTGTTCTTCTTGAGCTATTGACCGGAAGGAAACCTGTTGACCATACATTACCAAGGGGACAGCAGAGTCTTGTGACTTGG GCCACCCCAAGGCTTAGTGAAGACAAGGTTAGGCAATGTGTTGACTCAAGACTTGGAGGGGACTATCCTCCTAAAGCTGTTGCAAAG TTTGCAGCTGTTGCGGCGTTATGTGTTCAGTATGAAGCAGACTTTCGACCAAACATGAGCATTGTCGTGAAAGCGCTGCAACCCCTGCTGAATGCTCGGGCAACTAACCCTGGAGAAAATGCCGGGTCATAA
- the LOC127773302 gene encoding S-adenosylmethionine synthase 1 yields the protein MAALDTFLFTSESVNEGHPDKLCDQVSDAVLDACLAEDPDSKVACETCTKTNMVMVFGEITTKANVDYEKIVRETCRNIGFVSADVGLDADHCKVLVNIEQQSPDIAQGVHGHFTKRPEEIGAGDQGHMFGYATDETPELMPLSHVLATKLGARLTEVRKNGTCAWLRPDGKTQVTVEYRNESGAMVPVRVHTVLISTQHDETVTNDEIAADLKEHVIKPVIPEQYLDEKTIFHLNPSGRFVIGGPHGDAGLTGRKIIIDTYGGWGAHGGGAFSGKDPTKVDRSGAYVARQAAKSIVASGLARRCIVQVSYAIGVPEPLSVFVDTYGTGRIPDKEILKIVKENFDFRPGMIIINLDLKKGGNGRYLKTAAYGHFGRDDPDFTWEVVKPLKWEKPSA from the coding sequence ATGGCCGCACTTGATACCTTCCTCTTTACCTCGGAGTCCGTGAACGAGGGCCACCCTGACAAGCTCTGCGACCAAGTCTCAGATGCTGTGCTTGATGCCTGCCTCGCCGAGGACCCTGACAGCAAGGTCGCTTGTGAGACCTGCACCAAGACAAACATGGTCATGGTCTTTGGTGAGATCACCACCAAGGCTAACGTCGACTATGAGAAGATTGTCAGGGAGACATGCCGTAACATCGGTTTTGTGTCAGCTGATGTCGGTCTCGATGCTGACCACTGCAAGGTGCTTGTGAACATCGAGCAGCAGTCCCCTGACATTGCACAGGGTGTGCACGGCCACTTCACCAAGCGCCCTGAGGAGATTGGTGCTGGTGACCAGGGACACATGTTTGGATATGCAACTGATGAGACCCCTGAGTTGATGCCCCTCAGCCATGTCCTTGCTACCAAGCTTGGCGCTCGTCTTACGGAGGTTCGCAAGAATGGGACCTGCGCATGGCTCAGGCCTGACGGGAAGACCCAAGTGACTGTTGAGTACCGCAATGAGAGTGGTGCCATGGTCCCTGTCCGTGTCCACACCGTCCTCATCTCTACCCAGCATGATGAGACAGTCACCAACGATGAGATTGCTGCTGACCTGAAGGAGCATGTCATCAAACCTGTCATTCCCGAGCAGTACCTTGATGAGAAGACAATCTTCCATCTTAACCCATCTGGTCGCTTCGTCATTGGTGGACCTCATGGTGATGCTGGTCTCACTGGCCGGAAGATCATCATTGACACTTATGGTGGCTGGGGAGCTCACGGTGGTGGTGCCTTCTCTGGCAAGGACCCAACCAAGGTTGACCGCAGTGGAGCATACGTCGCAAGGCAAGCTGCCAAGAGCATTGTTGCTAGTGGCCTTGCTCGCCGCTGCATTGTCCAAGTATCATACGCCATCGGTGTCCCTGAGCCACTGTCCGTATTCGTCGACACATACGGCACTGGCAGGATCCCCGACAAGGAGATCCTCAAGATTGTGAAGGAGAACTTCGACTTCAGGCCTGGCATGATCATCATCAACCTTGACCTCAAGAAAGGCGGCAACGGACGCTACCTCAAGACGGCGGCTTACGGTCACTTCGGAAGGGACGACCCAGACTTCACCTGGGAGGTGGTGAAGCCCCTCAAGTGGGAGAAGCCTTCTGCCTAA